From Erigeron canadensis isolate Cc75 chromosome 8, C_canadensis_v1, whole genome shotgun sequence, one genomic window encodes:
- the LOC122610134 gene encoding uncharacterized protein LOC122610134: MAIWAIKLGAYDIEYRARHAIKGQILADFITEIKEEGNTTTHSTSFVVTGEVDSETWELYTDGASSSEGCGAGIRLVSQDNQEYTYALKFEFDTTNNEAEYEALLTGLNLTNSMKIRSIKAFVDSQLVANQVKGVYEANGETIKLYLGKTKELIEQFGSFSIEHIQRNQNKKADALSKLASLIFAHLGKKVFIEVLKERSIHEKKVYDLVKEERKNWMNPIIEYLVSGILPEDENEARKIRIKAPQYKLMEGNLYKKAFLSPWLRCIGPKQAEIIFFEILERICELHVGPRSVATKALRLGYFWPTMHRDVTTLLQNCEACQLHANVPRLPKNDMTSVTSAAPFQKWGIDIVVPLPKASGKVKFLIVAIDYFSKASSHH; encoded by the coding sequence ATGGCAATTTGGGCAATTAAGCTCGGAGCATATGACATCGAGTATAGGGCAAGACACGCAATCAAGGGACAAATACTCGCAGACTTCATAACAGAAATAAAGGAAGAAGGAAATACAACAACCCACTCCACATCATTTGTAGTAACCGGAGAAGTGGATTCTGAAACCTGGGAGTTATACACAGACGGGGCATCAAGTTCAGAAGGATGCGGGGCCGGAATAAGGCTGGTCAGCCAAGACAACCAAGAATACACGTATGCCTTGAAGTTTGAATTCGATACGACAAACAACGAAGCAGAATATGAAGCATTGCTAACAGGACTAAACCTGACTAACAGTATGAAAATCAGAAGCATCAAGGCTTTTGTAGATTCCCAGCTAGTGGCGAACCAGGTGAAGGGAGTGTACGAAGCCAACGGAGAAACTATAAAGCTATACTTGGGGAAAACAAAGGAATTAATTGAGCAATTTGGAAGTTTCAGCATCGAGCACATACAaagaaaccaaaataaaaaagcaGATGCACTTAGCAAACTGGCTTCCCTAATATTCGCACACCTGGGGAAAAAAGTGTTCATAGAAGTCCTCAAAGAAAGATCTATACACGAAAAGAAAGTATACGACTTAGTAAAAGAAGAAAGGAAAAATTGGATGAACCCAATAATAGAATACCTAGTCAGCGGAATACTCCCAGAAGACGAAAACGAAGCAAGAAAAATCAGAATAAAGGCACCGCAATACAAGTTGATGGAAGGCAACCTCTACAAAAAAGCATTCTTAAGCCCTTGGCTCCGCTGCATAGGACCCAAACAAGCAGAGATAATCTTCTTTGAAATTCTTGAAAGAATTTGCGAATTGCACGTAGGACCCAGGTCGGTAGCAACAAAGGCATTACGCCTAGGGTATTTCTGGCCAACCATGCATAGAGACGTAACCACATTGTTACAAAATTGTGAAGCATGCCAGCTACACGCAAACGTCCCCAGGTTACCAAAGAATGACATGACATCAGTAACGTCCGCGGCGCCTTTTCAGAAATGGGGTATCGACATAGTGGTACCACTACCTAAGGCGTCAGGAAAGGTAAAATTCCTAATCGTAGCAATTGATTATTTCAGCAAAGCCAGTAGCCACCATTGA